In Euwallacea fornicatus isolate EFF26 chromosome 2, ASM4011564v1, whole genome shotgun sequence, one genomic interval encodes:
- the LOC136348727 gene encoding ankyrin repeat and LEM domain-containing protein 1-like, which yields MLYRGKNKKEFYLASLLYDSIEYKHIESVLSLLTEKGADPNLVLPKKGISPFHLVIGCDSYEFARDVINVILQNGGNPNVRSDDGLTPVHIAAAWGRSEFLELLLKNGGDPEVGDVTRKTPFHYAAEEGFADCLNLLKAYLPTKRDLIRREEDNSNCCLVLDKIIVNTGALIGEYRVAEDDPGSRSINTDHNSQHHLNLLPHTNTTEYIINWVSGQQGQNITTNSDRSIAESIADCLGNQSSFECSDESLAESDDEREIKRFDPKLITFRKVYRKKRRKIDSPKNKPLCLDASNSISKSLLNETFYSDARDFSSLQEYSRESGVVTIPNCSISTLSEKCIPNISRKHDKSSDYFTCSHISINSLEKNIFELTDDLTSLSVNVQNNNVAKTDENSDDGASAETECSFVSVSEVYKYTDVEEGVVLYERRFLKSSSGYAKSVKSSNVSSLSSLPPSFEYDDNNLRRELTKLGFNPGPITDTTKSLYLKKLHHLKKHPETAKTYSTKANKKVYSVELEKCLRNLDWCNELLFKNLETQLEQQFSSPDPTIKWREGITKSSFTYLLLDPRLTKNLPNRAETLSPLEIWKIFLSSIFYVGKGKRSRPYQHLYDAVGLWKNQETTNSNQKLQKILDIWASDSGVICLHVFMNIIPVEAYTREAAMISAITLSNLTNIKGGEFYGITATWPQRQKKMLGVYLLHKAMMIFLHEGERQLYPMDID from the exons ATGTTATATCGTGGCAAGAacaaaaaggaattttatttggcATCTCTCCTGTATGATTCTATCGAATACAAGCATATAGA atccGTTCTATCCCTTTTAACGGAAAAGGGAGCAGACCCGAATTTGGTGTTGCCCAAAAAGGGAATTTCACCATTCCATTTGGTGATTGGTTGCGACTCCTACGAATTCGCTCGGGACGTCATAAAcgttattttgcaaaatggtGGAAACCCCAATGTGAG GTCAGACGACGGTTTAACTCCAGTCCACATCGCTGCGGCATGGGGACGCTCAGAATTTTTGGAACTGCTCCTGAAGAACGGCGGTGACCCAGAAGTTGGAGACGTCACTCGCAAGACCCCTTTTCATTATGCAGCTGAAGAGGGCTTCGCTGACTGTCTCAACCTGCTTAAGGCCTATTTACCCACCAAAAGGGATCTCATTAGGAGAGAGGAAGACAACAGTAATTGCTGTTTAGTTTTAG ataaaattattgtaaacacCGGTGCTCTGATCGGCGAATATCGTGTCGCCGAAGATGATCCTGGCTCACGCAGTATTAACACAGATCACAACTCCCAACATCACCTGAATTTACTTCCACACACCAACACTACGGAGTACATCATCAACTGGGTCTCCGGCCAGCAGGGCCAAAATATCACCACGAACAGCGACCGCAGCATTGCTGAGAGCATCGCTGATTGCCTAGGGAATCAGTCAAGCTTCGAGTGTTCTGACGAGTCTTTAGCTGAATCAGATGACGAAAGGGAAATAAAGCGATTTGATCCTAAGCTTATCACCTTTAGAAAG GTCTATAGGAAGAAGCGCAGGAAGATCGATAGCCCTAAGAATAAACCGCTGTGTCTTGATGCGTCGAACAGTATCTCCAAATCTCTCCTCAACGAGACCTTCTACAGCGACGCTCGGGATTTTAGCAGCCTTCAAGAATACTCCAGAGAAAGCGGAGTCGTAACTATTCCGAATTGTTCCATAAGTACTCTATCGGAAAAGTGCATTCCGAATATATCTCGGAAACATGATAAAAGCAGCGACTATTTTACGTGTTCCCACATCAGTATTAACTCTTTggagaaaaacattttcgaactGACCGACGATCTTACCAGTTTGAGTGTGAATGTGCAGAATAACAATGTCGCGAAGACGGATGAGAACTCTGATGATGGGGCGAGTGCCGAAACGGAGTGTAGTTTTGTCAGCGTTTCGGAGGTATACAAGTACACCGATGTTGAGGAGGGGGTAGTTTTGTACGAGAGAAGGTTCCTGAAAAGCTCTAG TGGATATGCTAAGAGTGTCAAGTCTTCGAACGTGTCTTCTCTCTCATCGTTGCCCCCCTCTTTTGAGTATGATGACAACAATTTAAGACGGGAATTGACTAAGCTGGGGTTTAATCCGGGGCCTATAACCGATACAACCAAGAGTCTTTATCTAAAGAAGTTGCATCATCTTAAGAAACATCCGGAGACCGCAAAGACTTATTCTACTAAGGCAAACAAAAAAG tatattCGGTGGAACTGGAAAAATGCCTCAGAAATCTGGACTGGTGCAACGAACTACTGTTTAAAAACCTTGAAACGCAGCTAGAGCAACAATTCAGCTCTCCCGACCCCACTATTAAATGGAGAGAGGGCATAACCAAATCGTCATTCACTTATCTCCTTTTAGATCCTCGATTAACGAAGAACTTGCCAAATCGCGCAGAAACTTTGTCCCCCTtagaaatatggaaaatttttttgtcctcCATATTTTACGTGGGAAAAGGAAAGCGCTCGAGGCCGTATCAACATCTGTACGACGCCGTCGGCCTCTGGAAAAATCAGGAAACGACCAATAGCAATCAGAAGCTACAGAAGATTTTGGACATTTGGGCGAGTGATAGCGGTGTGATTTGTTTGCACGTGTTTATGAACATCATACCCGTCGAGGCGTATACGAGAGAGGCCGCAATGATCAGTGCGATAACTTTATCGAATTTGACGAACATTAAAGGGGGCGAGTTTTACGGAATTACAGCGACATGGCCCCAAAGGCAGAAAAAGATGTTGGGGGTTTATTTGTTGCATAAGGCAATGATGATATTCTTGCACGAAGGCGAGAGACAGTTATATCCTATGGATATAGATTAA